The following proteins come from a genomic window of Methanoculleus caldifontis:
- a CDS encoding phosphoribosylformylglycinamidine synthase subunit PurQ, with amino-acid sequence MAGTYNTRTPAKALIMSGYGINSEMETEEALMRAGMASDIVHINDLIAGEKALSDYRVMVFPGGFSYGDDTGAGNAYANRVRNNLWSDVKEFLAGDNLVLGICNGFQILANLGLIPAFDQDRPRDIALMPNRKGVLECRFVTLKPASENLWTKGITHLYCPVSHGEGNFSCSEETLERIERENMVAFRYCRDDLSPAGGEYPHNPNGSIGDIAGITSADGKVLGLMPHPERAMEFVNLYDWPTRKERLKREGKPLPTESMNMQLFRNIVDYFGK; translated from the coding sequence ATGGCCGGCACATACAACACCAGGACCCCGGCAAAAGCCCTCATCATGAGCGGCTACGGGATCAACTCCGAGATGGAGACCGAGGAAGCCCTGATGCGGGCCGGCATGGCATCCGATATCGTCCACATCAACGACCTCATCGCAGGAGAGAAGGCCCTCTCCGACTACCGGGTGATGGTCTTCCCCGGCGGGTTCTCCTACGGCGACGATACGGGCGCCGGCAACGCATACGCAAACCGCGTCAGGAACAACCTCTGGAGCGACGTAAAAGAGTTCCTCGCGGGGGACAACCTCGTCCTCGGCATCTGCAACGGGTTCCAGATCCTCGCGAACCTCGGCCTGATCCCTGCGTTCGACCAGGACCGTCCCCGGGATATCGCCCTGATGCCGAACCGAAAGGGCGTGCTCGAGTGCCGCTTCGTCACGCTCAAACCCGCGTCGGAGAACCTCTGGACGAAGGGCATCACGCACCTCTACTGCCCGGTCTCCCACGGCGAAGGGAACTTCTCCTGCTCGGAGGAGACCTTGGAGCGGATCGAGAGGGAGAATATGGTCGCGTTCCGCTACTGCCGCGACGACCTCTCCCCCGCGGGAGGGGAGTACCCCCACAACCCGAACGGCTCGATAGGCGATATTGCCGGGATAACCTCGGCGGACGGCAAGGTCCTCGGCCTGATGCCGCACCCCGAGCGGGCCATGGAGTTCGTGAACCTCTACGACTGGCCGACCCGGAAAGAACGGCTGAAGCGCGAGGGAAAACCCCTGCCCACTGAGTCGATGAACATGCAGCTCTTCCGCAATATCGTCGATTACTTCGGAAAATAA
- a CDS encoding phosphoribosylformylglycinamidine synthase subunit PurL, whose amino-acid sequence MASHVHRIEVHYSRDPRLKTRTERFRSLGFPLRELHLVDVYTIATSQRDFSPEELSQIGAQLSNPVVQRYSVDRPTTEADFDYAIEVGFLPGVTDNAGTTAKQTIEDYFGFRFGEGEAVFSSQLYLASGDLTPESRERLTAALANPLVNRVHVKSREEYGGKGMDPVTPFVRLDELQAAGTVDLDLPDADLARIGKEGIIDPGTGERRGPLALDLPQLHAIRDYFRGLGRRPTDVELESLAQTWSEHCKHTIFASAMDDDVPRGLYKTCIQAATNTIREAKGDDDICVSVFTDNSGAIVFDDEHLVTCKVETHNSPSALDPFGGALTGIVGVNRDTIGFGLGAKPCINIYGYCVGDPETEPALFRGKNRTNPILPPRRIFEGVVRGVDVGGNCSGIPTPQGWCYFHDRYVGKPLVFAGTVGVMPRARDGRLLHEKQALPGDLIVMVGGRVGKDGIHGATFSSEALDPASPVTAVQIGDPITQKKFSDVIVKEARDLDLYRSITDNGAGGLSCSVAEMAKESGGCHVLLDRVPLKYPGMAPWEIWISESQERMTLAVPEETVEAFMDLMRKREVEATVIGTFTDTGRCVVEYNGEAVMDVELDFLHDGLPKKHLRTKPVETAYPEPDFPCPDRLDALLLAMLARKNICSKEFISTRYDHTVQGGHVLGPVQGSGRVQATATLTKVVPGSMKGVGLSQGLFPSYSELDPYRMAIAAIDAAIRGLIATGVPMDTIALLDNFCWCSSDDPERLWQLKRAALGCRDGAVGFGTPYISGKDSMFNDFSGFDADSNPVKVSVPPTLLISSIGVHPDVAAAVSMDAKFDGDLVYVVGETGEELGGSEYLAHLGFEGGAVPALEIETAKARYERMTDAIGRNLVASAFPVTHGGLLVALAKVAIAGRVGMDLAIPGGMRPDLYLFSESLGRLIVTVAPSDREAFEQALGGDAHLLGRVDGAVFRVSAGDKTLIEQPVTTIEAAYKAPFGGY is encoded by the coding sequence ATGGCCTCTCACGTCCACCGGATAGAGGTACACTATTCCCGCGATCCACGGCTAAAGACGCGTACCGAGAGGTTCCGCTCGCTGGGCTTCCCCCTGCGCGAGCTGCATCTCGTCGACGTCTATACCATAGCGACCTCTCAGAGGGACTTCTCCCCCGAAGAACTCTCGCAGATCGGCGCGCAGCTCAGCAACCCCGTTGTCCAGCGGTACTCCGTAGACCGGCCGACGACGGAGGCCGACTTCGATTACGCGATCGAGGTCGGGTTCCTCCCCGGCGTCACCGACAACGCCGGGACGACGGCAAAGCAGACCATCGAGGACTACTTCGGGTTCCGGTTCGGTGAAGGGGAGGCGGTCTTCTCGTCGCAGCTCTACCTCGCGAGCGGCGACCTGACCCCCGAATCCCGCGAGAGGCTCACCGCCGCCCTCGCAAACCCGCTCGTCAACCGCGTCCACGTCAAGAGCCGCGAGGAGTACGGCGGGAAAGGGATGGACCCGGTCACGCCCTTCGTCCGCCTCGACGAACTCCAGGCGGCCGGGACCGTGGACCTCGACCTCCCCGACGCGGACCTCGCACGCATCGGGAAAGAGGGTATCATCGATCCCGGGACCGGGGAGCGGCGGGGGCCGCTCGCCCTCGACCTCCCCCAACTCCACGCGATACGGGACTACTTCCGGGGGCTGGGGCGGAGGCCGACGGACGTCGAGCTCGAGTCGCTCGCCCAGACCTGGAGCGAACACTGCAAGCACACCATCTTTGCCTCGGCGATGGACGACGACGTCCCGAGGGGGCTCTACAAGACCTGCATCCAGGCGGCCACCAACACCATCCGCGAGGCAAAGGGCGATGACGACATCTGCGTCTCGGTCTTCACCGACAACTCAGGCGCGATCGTCTTCGACGACGAGCACCTCGTGACCTGCAAGGTCGAGACCCACAACTCCCCCTCGGCCCTCGACCCCTTCGGCGGGGCCCTCACCGGGATCGTCGGGGTGAACCGCGACACGATCGGGTTCGGCCTCGGCGCCAAACCCTGCATCAACATCTACGGCTACTGCGTCGGCGACCCCGAGACCGAGCCGGCCCTCTTCCGCGGGAAGAACCGGACAAACCCCATCCTCCCTCCCCGGAGGATCTTTGAAGGCGTCGTCCGCGGCGTTGATGTCGGCGGCAACTGCTCCGGCATCCCGACGCCGCAGGGGTGGTGCTACTTCCACGACCGCTACGTGGGTAAACCCCTCGTCTTTGCCGGCACGGTCGGCGTGATGCCCCGGGCCCGCGACGGGAGACTGCTCCACGAGAAGCAGGCCCTGCCCGGCGACCTCATCGTCATGGTGGGCGGCCGGGTCGGTAAGGACGGCATCCACGGGGCCACCTTCTCCTCGGAGGCCCTCGACCCCGCGAGCCCCGTCACCGCGGTCCAGATCGGCGACCCGATCACCCAGAAGAAGTTCTCCGACGTCATCGTCAAGGAGGCCCGCGACCTCGACCTCTACCGGAGCATCACCGACAACGGCGCGGGCGGGCTCTCCTGCTCCGTCGCGGAGATGGCGAAGGAGTCCGGCGGGTGCCATGTCCTCCTCGACCGCGTGCCGCTGAAGTACCCCGGCATGGCGCCGTGGGAGATCTGGATCTCCGAGTCGCAGGAGCGGATGACGCTCGCCGTCCCGGAGGAGACGGTAGAGGCGTTCATGGACCTGATGAGGAAGAGGGAGGTCGAGGCGACCGTCATCGGGACGTTCACCGATACCGGCAGGTGCGTCGTGGAGTACAACGGCGAAGCCGTCATGGACGTCGAACTCGACTTCCTCCACGACGGCCTCCCAAAGAAGCACCTCAGAACGAAGCCCGTAGAGACGGCCTATCCCGAGCCCGACTTCCCGTGCCCGGACCGGCTCGACGCCCTCCTCCTTGCGATGCTCGCGCGAAAGAACATCTGCTCCAAGGAGTTCATCTCGACCCGGTACGACCATACCGTCCAGGGAGGGCACGTCCTCGGCCCCGTCCAGGGGAGCGGGCGGGTCCAGGCCACCGCCACGTTGACGAAGGTTGTCCCCGGCTCGATGAAGGGCGTGGGGCTCTCGCAGGGCCTCTTCCCGTCGTACTCGGAGCTCGATCCTTACCGCATGGCGATCGCCGCGATCGATGCGGCAATCCGGGGCCTGATCGCGACAGGCGTCCCGATGGATACCATCGCGCTCCTCGACAACTTCTGCTGGTGCTCCTCAGACGATCCCGAGCGGCTCTGGCAACTGAAGCGGGCTGCGCTCGGGTGCCGCGACGGTGCGGTCGGGTTCGGCACGCCGTACATCTCCGGGAAAGACAGCATGTTCAACGACTTCTCCGGGTTCGATGCGGACTCTAACCCCGTGAAGGTCTCCGTACCCCCGACACTCCTCATCTCCTCGATAGGCGTCCACCCCGACGTCGCCGCCGCGGTCTCGATGGACGCGAAGTTCGACGGCGACCTCGTCTACGTCGTCGGGGAAACCGGGGAGGAACTCGGCGGGTCGGAGTACCTCGCGCACCTCGGTTTCGAGGGTGGTGCGGTCCCGGCCCTCGAGATCGAGACGGCAAAGGCACGCTACGAGAGGATGACCGACGCAATCGGGAGAAACCTTGTCGCCTCCGCCTTCCCCGTGACGCACGGAGGGCTCCTCGTCGCCCTCGCGAAGGTCGCGATTGCAGGGAGGGTCGGGATGGACCTCGCCATACCCGGCGGGATGCGCCCGGACCTCTACCTCTTCTCGGAGTCGCTCGGCCGCCTCATTGTCACGGTCGCCCCCTCCGACCGGGAGGCCTTCGAGCAGGCTCTCGGCGGCGATGCGCACCTCCTCGGCCGCGTCGACGGTGCGGTCTTCCGGGTATCGGCAGGAGACAAAACCCTCATCGAGCAGCCTGTTACGACAATCGAGGCTGCATACAAGGCACCTTTCGGGGGATACTGA
- a CDS encoding sodium:solute symporter family protein, with the protein MAVDTLTFALVTVVYLLLVIGLGYLGYRRTRGSDDYMVAGRRIHPVVLALSYGATFISTSAIIGFGGAAAQLGMGLMWLTVLCIGVGVLIAFVVFGKRTRRIGQRVGAVTFPDLIGKCYGSPFLQTFTGILIVVGMPLYTAAILIGGAQFITSTLQIPYDTALLAFAAVVALYVVVGGLIAVMYTDALQGAIMLVGMTILLLLTYTLLGGVINAHMALDALSSQVPSALAAAGMTGWASMPELGSPIWYTLITTLVLGVGIGVLAQPQLVVRFMTVKDSRALNRAVLVGGPFILMMTGVAFTVGPLTNVYFYQTAGVTAVEAATNGNIDTIIPNYINAAMPDLFVVVFMLALLAAAMSTLSSLFHTMGTSLGYDIWQHTRREKPSMRTIQLGTIAMIVVSVLLAYVMPGSIIARATAMFMGLGAAAFLPAYVQALFSERPSLRGAKYSLITGAVVWFVWTAFVHVKESAVLGLSQFLFGVESLLPMPWPVVDPLVIALPLSTAALAVGWLIDRSLATAPEGASTP; encoded by the coding sequence ATGGCAGTTGATACCCTCACATTCGCCCTGGTGACCGTCGTATATCTCCTGCTGGTCATCGGCCTCGGATACCTCGGCTATCGGAGGACCCGGGGGTCCGACGACTACATGGTCGCCGGAAGAAGAATTCACCCGGTCGTCCTCGCGCTCTCCTACGGCGCCACCTTCATCTCAACCTCGGCGATCATCGGCTTCGGCGGTGCGGCGGCACAGCTCGGAATGGGACTGATGTGGCTGACCGTCCTCTGCATCGGCGTCGGTGTCCTCATCGCCTTCGTGGTCTTCGGAAAGAGAACCCGGCGGATCGGGCAGCGCGTCGGCGCAGTCACCTTCCCGGACCTGATAGGGAAGTGCTACGGTTCGCCCTTCCTGCAGACCTTCACCGGCATTCTGATCGTCGTCGGGATGCCGCTCTATACCGCCGCGATCCTGATCGGCGGAGCGCAGTTCATCACCAGTACTCTCCAGATCCCGTACGATACGGCGCTGCTCGCTTTCGCCGCCGTCGTCGCCCTTTACGTCGTGGTCGGCGGCCTCATCGCCGTCATGTACACCGACGCCCTCCAGGGTGCGATCATGCTGGTGGGCATGACCATTCTGCTTCTGCTCACCTACACGCTCCTCGGCGGCGTCATAAATGCCCACATGGCACTTGACGCGCTCTCGAGCCAGGTGCCCTCCGCGCTTGCGGCCGCCGGAATGACCGGGTGGGCGTCGATGCCCGAGCTCGGGTCGCCCATCTGGTATACCCTGATCACGACGCTCGTCCTCGGGGTCGGCATCGGTGTCCTCGCCCAGCCGCAACTCGTCGTCAGGTTCATGACCGTCAAGGACAGCCGCGCTCTCAACCGGGCGGTGCTGGTCGGTGGACCGTTCATCCTGATGATGACCGGGGTCGCCTTTACCGTCGGACCGCTGACGAACGTCTACTTCTACCAGACTGCTGGCGTCACCGCCGTGGAAGCTGCGACGAACGGGAATATCGACACGATCATCCCGAATTACATCAACGCGGCGATGCCGGATCTCTTTGTCGTCGTCTTCATGCTGGCGCTCCTCGCCGCCGCCATGTCGACGTTAAGCTCGCTCTTCCATACCATGGGGACGAGTCTTGGGTACGACATCTGGCAGCATACCCGGCGCGAGAAGCCGTCGATGCGGACGATCCAGCTCGGCACCATAGCCATGATCGTCGTCTCCGTCCTGCTCGCCTACGTCATGCCCGGCAGCATCATCGCCCGGGCGACGGCGATGTTCATGGGTCTTGGCGCCGCCGCGTTCCTCCCGGCCTATGTTCAGGCGCTCTTCTCCGAGCGGCCGTCACTCCGGGGCGCGAAGTACAGCCTGATAACAGGTGCGGTCGTCTGGTTTGTCTGGACAGCCTTCGTCCACGTAAAAGAGTCTGCAGTGCTCGGCCTTTCGCAGTTCCTCTTCGGTGTGGAGAGCCTCCTCCCGATGCCCTGGCCGGTCGTCGACCCGCTGGTCATCGCGCTGCCGCTCTCGACCGCGGCGCTTGCAGTGGGCTGGCTGATCGATCGGAGCCTTGCCACGGCTCCGGAAGGCGCCAGCACCCCCTGA
- a CDS encoding symporter small accessory protein translates to MLGITDPSIWVAYVLAIGLTLACILYGLLNWNKGLDDSHGS, encoded by the coding sequence ATGCTCGGAATTACCGATCCCTCTATCTGGGTTGCATACGTGCTTGCGATTGGTCTTACGCTTGCGTGTATCCTGTACGGCCTTCTGAACTGGAATAAGGGGCTGGATGATAGTCATGGCAGTTGA
- a CDS encoding acyltransferase family protein has translation MAAISIRDEMGKGKERLLYLDNLRLMVIVFVVMHHLAVTYSGFGSWYYIADTHLDTVSTIWFGFYLSFQQAYFLGLLFLVSGYFVAGSYDRKGFGRFAGERFRRLIVPTLIYMVAITPFIEYVELGNTWTGFDIIGFLSSTGVMWFAVALFGFSLIYGLVRLIPRRSAPATARKQLEPSFAGAVLLILIIAVSAFLIRIVQPIGTSVLNMQLSYFASYVVLFVVGIVAYRNNLFAAISYRTGKRWLIGGIALGLFAWLALVIPVTVSGNMAALQGGLTWQSAGFSVWESFVAVAMSIGLIAVFREKFNRQTKLVKTMSDNSFTVYMFHPPIIVAVALLLSPFVLYPVVQWFLLCVICVPLCFAATHFVFRKIPGLKEVL, from the coding sequence TTGGCAGCCATCTCGATCCGTGATGAAATGGGGAAGGGAAAGGAGCGGCTGCTGTACCTCGACAACCTGAGACTGATGGTGATCGTCTTTGTCGTCATGCATCACCTGGCGGTGACGTATAGCGGATTCGGCAGCTGGTACTACATAGCAGACACGCACCTAGACACGGTATCCACCATCTGGTTCGGATTCTACCTTTCGTTCCAGCAGGCATACTTCCTGGGACTCCTTTTCCTGGTCTCCGGCTATTTCGTCGCAGGGAGCTACGACCGGAAAGGATTCGGCCGCTTCGCCGGAGAGAGATTTCGGCGCCTGATCGTCCCTACGCTGATCTATATGGTAGCAATAACGCCGTTCATCGAATACGTCGAGCTCGGCAATACGTGGACCGGCTTTGACATTATCGGCTTTCTTTCAAGCACCGGGGTGATGTGGTTCGCGGTGGCCCTCTTCGGCTTTTCTCTGATCTACGGGCTGGTGCGCCTGATCCCCCGCCGGTCAGCCCCTGCAACGGCTCGAAAGCAGCTCGAACCGTCATTTGCCGGGGCAGTCCTCCTTATCCTGATCATTGCCGTCTCCGCCTTTCTGATCAGGATCGTCCAGCCGATCGGGACGAGCGTTCTGAACATGCAACTCAGCTATTTCGCTTCGTACGTCGTCCTTTTCGTCGTGGGTATCGTCGCGTACAGAAACAATCTCTTCGCCGCCATCAGTTACCGGACCGGGAAACGATGGCTTATCGGCGGCATCGCTCTGGGCCTCTTCGCCTGGCTGGCGCTGGTAATACCGGTCACGGTAAGCGGAAACATGGCTGCCCTTCAGGGGGGGCTGACCTGGCAGAGCGCAGGATTTTCGGTATGGGAATCCTTTGTGGCGGTTGCCATGAGCATCGGGCTGATCGCCGTCTTCAGGGAGAAATTCAATCGACAAACGAAGCTGGTTAAAACGATGTCGGACAATTCGTTTACCGTCTATATGTTCCATCCTCCGATCATTGTCGCGGTCGCTCTGCTGCTCAGCCCGTTTGTGCTGTACCCGGTTGTTCAATGGTTCCTGCTCTGCGTCATCTGCGTTCCACTCTGCTTTGCGGCGACACATTTTGTCTTCCGCAAAATCCCGGGATTGAAGGAGGTCCTGTGA
- a CDS encoding DUF504 domain-containing protein — translation MRTSHRLLLRLYHDPGYDFSRVEVEYVDRGAPGDRSTVQGERVLALDAQYLEVDAGTHVACIPYHRVRRIWYDGETVWTVEPEMPGDVGEP, via the coding sequence ATGCGGACGAGCCACCGGCTGCTGCTCCGGCTCTATCACGATCCGGGCTACGACTTCTCGCGGGTCGAGGTCGAGTACGTCGACAGGGGGGCGCCCGGCGATCGCTCGACGGTGCAGGGCGAGCGGGTCCTCGCGCTCGATGCGCAGTACCTGGAGGTGGACGCCGGGACGCATGTAGCGTGTATTCCGTATCATCGGGTCCGGCGGATTTGGTATGATGGTGAGACGGTATGGACGGTGGAACCTGAGATGCCCGGGGATGTCGGAGAGCCATGA
- the mmp10 gene encoding methyl coenzyme M reductase-arginine methyltransferase Mmp10 (Mmp10 (methanogenesis marker protein 10) is a cobalamin-requiring radical SAM methyltransferase that creates the methylarginine modification to methyl coenzyme M reductase.) gives MSHLNVDLGGRPGLDCRGFCSYCYFKHVKGTTSFGCKYCLPFQKGCDYCTRGVREGYTGFKDLRTVADETLANLQITGDDIDRITISGGGDPSCYPEFRDLVELLGSMEVPLHIGYTSGKGFDDPAIADHLIENGLSEVSYTVFAADPALRRQWMNDPTPEASLAVLDRLCGAIDVYAAAVVIPGVNDGETLEQTCAWLEERGAKGLILMRFANRTDQGLILGNAPIIEGQQVHSVDEFHDTVTRLNEQFPMKISGTPLGDPSIGSPFAILHEPDLLKKLPRVRKRATVITGSVAAPFIQRVLSIRGSESRVVRVKKEIACLITADDLAGVNLRRLEEVVILPGRAFVHDAEARRILSADGVDREVVRGPDMLTADAETSMGMTRTEVLQKEIDGFAALINTINLHGR, from the coding sequence ATGTCGCATCTCAACGTCGATCTCGGGGGCCGGCCCGGCCTCGACTGCCGGGGATTCTGTTCGTATTGCTACTTCAAACACGTCAAGGGAACGACGTCGTTCGGCTGCAAATACTGCCTCCCCTTCCAGAAGGGCTGCGACTACTGCACCCGGGGCGTGCGCGAGGGGTATACCGGGTTCAAGGACCTCCGGACCGTCGCCGACGAGACGCTCGCAAATCTCCAGATCACGGGCGACGACATCGACCGGATCACCATCAGCGGCGGCGGGGACCCGAGCTGCTACCCGGAGTTCCGCGACCTCGTCGAACTCCTCGGCAGCATGGAGGTGCCGCTTCACATCGGCTACACGAGCGGCAAGGGGTTCGACGACCCCGCTATTGCCGACCACCTCATCGAGAACGGCCTCTCCGAGGTCTCCTACACCGTCTTTGCCGCCGACCCGGCTCTGCGGCGGCAGTGGATGAACGACCCGACCCCGGAGGCCTCGCTCGCGGTCCTCGACCGGCTCTGCGGCGCAATCGACGTCTACGCCGCCGCGGTCGTCATCCCCGGCGTCAACGACGGCGAGACCCTTGAGCAGACCTGCGCGTGGCTCGAGGAACGGGGCGCAAAAGGGCTGATCCTGATGCGGTTTGCGAACAGGACCGACCAGGGGCTCATCCTGGGGAACGCACCCATCATCGAGGGGCAGCAGGTCCATTCCGTCGACGAGTTCCACGATACCGTCACCCGCTTAAACGAGCAGTTCCCGATGAAGATCAGCGGGACCCCGCTCGGCGACCCCTCGATCGGCTCGCCGTTCGCGATCCTCCACGAACCCGACCTCTTGAAGAAACTCCCGCGCGTCCGGAAACGCGCGACCGTGATCACCGGGAGCGTCGCCGCCCCCTTCATTCAGCGGGTCCTCTCGATCCGGGGCTCCGAATCGAGGGTCGTCCGGGTGAAAAAGGAGATCGCCTGCCTCATCACCGCCGACGACCTCGCCGGGGTGAACCTCAGAAGGCTCGAAGAGGTCGTGATCCTCCCCGGCCGGGCGTTCGTCCATGACGCCGAGGCGAGAAGAATCCTCTCCGCCGACGGCGTCGACCGCGAGGTCGTCCGCGGCCCCGACATGCTGACGGCCGACGCGGAGACGAGCATGGGCATGACCCGGACAGAGGTCCTCCAGAAGGAGATAGACGGGTTTGCGGCCCTGATCAACACCATCAACCTGCACGGCCGGTGA
- a CDS encoding ATP-binding protein — translation MKLKLPGTRDAFRRGCEEVSDPLRLLVVTGSPDDAGLIRQALAEARLPAEPVEYGQLAEGLDALRHQPFDLVLLDPGGLGPSAIGEVRGVAPAIPLILLVSPESLDAAVRTLRRGADDYLIRGEITPESLICSIRHALVVKRLETMLDRVEHLRREPGGSGEGRGVAIGVADITAQRRTEERVRRRNIHLHVINEVVRTATSSAGTDELLAGILEKTRALLDFDGGGAYLVGHNHSTAELVAETGLPEGFSFRRRIVGLDTPPYDAVIGRGIPCFVEDYPRACPQDAGAGIQAFASIPVVAGKRVIGAVNLVSRGAHVFSPDEREVLTSIGREVGSAVERMRLHEQANFYLDLMTHDINNANTVAIGYAMLLAEDLKGPEKELARKIGAAVWQSAEIVRNISTIRRIMEEVPAPGPVGLDPAVRCAIDLFPGADIHYTPQERWVAADDLLPAVFINLIGNAVKFGGPDVSVRIDVREEDGTVMVSVEDTGPGIPDAEKSLVFEKFRKGGRKSGKGLGLYIVRTLIERYGGKVRVEDRIPGRPECGAVFRFSLRGCPPVTGRAG, via the coding sequence ATGAAACTGAAGTTACCAGGTACCCGGGACGCCTTCCGGCGGGGGTGCGAGGAGGTGTCCGACCCGCTCAGGCTGCTTGTCGTCACCGGAAGCCCCGATGACGCCGGGCTGATCCGGCAGGCGCTCGCTGAGGCCCGGCTCCCGGCAGAACCGGTCGAGTACGGGCAGCTTGCCGAAGGCCTCGATGCCCTCCGGCACCAGCCGTTCGATCTCGTTTTACTCGACCCCGGCGGTCTGGGTCCTTCAGCGATCGGGGAGGTGAGGGGCGTAGCGCCGGCAATCCCCCTCATACTCCTCGTCTCTCCCGAGAGCCTCGATGCGGCGGTCAGAACTCTCCGGCGCGGCGCGGACGACTACCTGATCCGGGGGGAGATCACTCCCGAGAGCCTGATCTGCTCTATCCGGCACGCCCTGGTGGTGAAGCGCCTGGAGACGATGCTTGACCGGGTGGAGCACCTGCGGCGCGAGCCCGGCGGGAGCGGGGAGGGCCGGGGCGTGGCTATCGGCGTTGCAGATATCACCGCACAGAGGCGTACAGAGGAGAGGGTCCGGCGCAGGAACATCCATCTCCATGTCATCAACGAGGTGGTCAGGACCGCCACGTCGTCGGCGGGGACGGACGAGCTGCTTGCGGGCATCCTTGAGAAGACCCGGGCGCTTCTGGACTTCGATGGGGGCGGCGCCTATCTGGTCGGACACAACCATTCGACGGCCGAACTGGTCGCCGAGACCGGGCTCCCGGAGGGCTTCTCGTTCCGGCGGCGGATCGTCGGCCTCGACACTCCTCCCTACGACGCGGTCATCGGCCGCGGCATCCCCTGCTTCGTGGAGGACTACCCGAGAGCCTGCCCGCAGGACGCCGGTGCGGGGATCCAGGCGTTTGCGAGCATCCCCGTCGTCGCCGGAAAGCGGGTCATCGGCGCCGTCAACCTGGTCAGCCGGGGCGCGCACGTCTTCTCCCCCGACGAGCGGGAAGTGCTCACCTCCATCGGGCGGGAGGTCGGGAGCGCGGTCGAGCGGATGCGGCTCCACGAGCAGGCGAACTTTTACCTGGACCTGATGACGCACGACATCAACAACGCGAACACTGTCGCCATCGGCTATGCGATGCTCCTTGCGGAGGATCTCAAGGGGCCGGAGAAGGAACTTGCCCGGAAGATCGGGGCGGCTGTCTGGCAGAGCGCCGAGATCGTCAGGAACATCTCGACGATCCGGCGGATCATGGAGGAGGTTCCGGCGCCCGGACCGGTCGGCCTCGATCCCGCCGTGAGGTGCGCCATCGATCTCTTCCCTGGCGCGGATATTCACTATACGCCGCAGGAGCGGTGGGTCGCTGCCGACGATCTCCTGCCGGCGGTCTTCATAAACCTCATCGGCAACGCCGTCAAGTTCGGGGGACCGGATGTCTCGGTCCGGATCGACGTCAGGGAGGAGGACGGGACCGTCATGGTCTCGGTCGAGGATACCGGGCCGGGGATCCCGGACGCCGAGAAGTCCCTGGTCTTTGAGAAGTTCAGGAAAGGCGGGAGGAAGAGCGGCAAGGGGCTCGGCCTCTACATCGTCCGGACCCTGATCGAGCGCTACGGCGGGAAGGTCCGGGTCGAGGATCGCATACCGGGCCGGCCGGAGTGCGGCGCCGTCTTCCGCTTTTCGCTCCGGGGGTGCCCCCCCGTCACCGGCCGTGCAGGTTGA
- a CDS encoding type 1 glutamine amidotransferase: MILIVDLCYREGSLSRDEFVGPVERILRDAGAPSVVRHYTAVDASDVEAADAVVLCGTALRDTGFAEHPERLRWLRGFGRPVLGISSGMRALAAAFGGGIEPCCGIGMTEVRVLAPDPLFAGEDLFSAYEVHEYAVTVPEEFVPLAASDRCVQAIRHRSLPLYGLLFHPEVRNGWIVERFIGLAGAASPADLQ, translated from the coding sequence ATGATCCTGATCGTCGACCTCTGCTACAGGGAAGGCTCGCTCTCGCGGGACGAGTTCGTCGGGCCGGTCGAACGGATTCTCCGGGACGCCGGAGCGCCGTCTGTCGTCCGCCACTACACCGCCGTCGACGCGTCGGACGTCGAGGCCGCGGATGCGGTGGTCCTCTGCGGGACGGCGCTCAGAGACACCGGGTTTGCAGAGCACCCCGAACGGCTCCGGTGGCTGCGGGGATTCGGGCGCCCGGTGCTCGGCATATCTTCCGGCATGCGGGCTCTCGCCGCGGCCTTCGGTGGCGGCATCGAGCCCTGCTGCGGTATCGGTATGACCGAGGTCCGGGTGCTCGCACCCGATCCGCTCTTTGCCGGTGAAGACCTCTTTTCGGCGTACGAGGTGCACGAATACGCCGTGACGGTCCCTGAAGAGTTCGTGCCGCTCGCGGCATCCGACCGGTGCGTCCAGGCGATCCGGCACCGTTCGCTTCCCCTCTACGGCCTCCTCTTCCACCCGGAGGTCAGAAACGGATGGATCGTCGAGCGGTTTATCGGGCTTGCGGGGGCAGCCTCGCCGGCAGACCTTCAGTAA